The following coding sequences lie in one Streptomyces sp. NBC_01276 genomic window:
- a CDS encoding mucin-2, with protein sequence MRTHSTAQLIGGRSHQCDATATYSHEGRRAYVLLDGIGSDEDIQRWTRTAARRLARAAAIKGALEGLQQIHAGRAAEAAEEGWYGQYMPKAVGVVAVAEPGKPLHIAWCGDARAYLLPAPTSPVRRLTTDHNMRQVLIDMELEPGPYARNRVTSYLGDTTPSAPLGSVTVPAIGRLVLASDGAYEPLEDAGIEISDYLTGRPQKAARTFVEAAISHGGERADNATALVADLG encoded by the coding sequence AGCACGGCCCAGCTCATCGGCGGCCGCTCCCACCAGTGCGACGCGACCGCCACCTACAGCCACGAGGGCCGCCGCGCCTACGTCTTGCTGGATGGGATCGGCAGTGACGAGGACATTCAGAGGTGGACGCGCACCGCCGCGCGCCGACTTGCCCGTGCCGCCGCCATCAAGGGGGCCTTGGAGGGCTTGCAGCAGATCCACGCCGGAAGGGCCGCTGAGGCCGCCGAAGAGGGCTGGTACGGCCAGTACATGCCCAAGGCGGTCGGCGTCGTCGCGGTCGCCGAGCCCGGCAAGCCGCTCCACATCGCGTGGTGCGGCGACGCCCGCGCCTACCTCCTTCCGGCGCCCACCAGCCCGGTACGGCGACTGACGACCGATCACAACATGAGGCAGGTGCTCATCGACATGGAGCTGGAGCCGGGGCCCTACGCCCGCAACCGGGTGACCTCCTACCTGGGAGACACCACCCCGAGCGCCCCTCTCGGCTCGGTCACGGTCCCCGCCATCGGCAGGCTGGTTCTGGCCAGTGACGGAGCGTACGAACCGCTGGAAGACGCAGGCATCGAGATCAGCGACTACCTGACCGGACGACCCCAGAAGGCCGCCCGAACCTTCGTGGAAGCTGCGATTTCCCACGGCGGCGAGCGAGCCGACAACGCCACCGCCCTGGTAGCGGATCTCGGCTAG